In Acinonyx jubatus isolate Ajub_Pintada_27869175 chromosome A3, VMU_Ajub_asm_v1.0, whole genome shotgun sequence, a genomic segment contains:
- the LOC113595763 gene encoding proline-rich protein 36-like: MNTSVFFNPADASSPRAGAGDPERPLARLAPAGPQHSYPSRAGAAAAACCSSAAAASARSAARSRLLLGARRPRTPLPRAQEGVWTAAKRAGQVHERRGPAGRRASAGSALGAPRPARRDCPRARRRRSLRAYPRSARAPGDYTGARELRGTRAAHTRTHALRARRLPRTLPASRPARSSAHTDAALERPRPCPAPCGHTSAHGNASPPPPPRPHSNAPPTAHQPQRLWARTGTRESQAFPAHTLAAPKTHLCPQAFAVGPRIQAFLSDTTSGLPHGPLFPSRWRGSRRPRPGQQASAPLPFPQANPAPVPSALRAEPTDPPTLGALPCFLPFGPSPALRELRRVRRAHGEGGWDPQPPPPPQPTGAPLTLRCRFSLTLGAAVPRPLRCQDGPALSPETCNVPPSPPTYSPTPRPTFRKAPKARGAGSHRGTQAGHSLWWGGGQGTLGSWHSSLSETVALGLCQPLSTRWRIPLLTPTWGDLQLQGVRCPWC, from the exons ATGAACACCAGTGTCTTTTTCAACCCAGCGGACGCGTCGTCCCCGCGCGCCGGGGCAGGGGACCCGGAGAGGCCGCTCGCCAGGCTCGCCCCGGCCGGCCCCCAGCACAGTTACCCGTCCCGGGCGGGagctgccgccgccgcctgcTGCTcctcggccgccgccgcctccgctcGCAGCGCCGCCCGTTCCCGCCTCCTTCTTGGCGCCCGCCGGCCCCGCACGCCGCTGCCCCGGGCGCAGGAGGGCGTGTGGACCGCCGCGAAGAGAGCCGGGCAAGTCCACGAGCGCCGCGGGCCCGCTGGGCGCCGAGCGTCCGCGGGGTCAGCGCTGGGGGCGCCCAGGCCGGCCCGGCGCGACTGtccccgcgcccgccgccgcaGGAGCCTCCGCGCGTATCCGCGCTCGGCTCGGGCACCGGGCGATTATACTGGGGCGCGCG AACTGCGGGGCACGCGCGccgcgcacacgcgcacacacgcactgCGCGCCCGGCGCCTCCCGCGCACACTCCCCGCGTCCCGCCCCGCGCGCTCCTCCGCTCACACGGACGCCGCCCTCGAGCGCCCTCGACCGTGCCCGGCACCCTGCGGCCACACGTCTGCCCACGGAaacgcctccccccccccccccccccgcccgcacTCCAACGCTCCTCCCACAGCCCACCAGCCGCAGCGCCTCTGGGCGCGCACCGGCACCCGCGAGAGCCAGGCCTTCCCGGCCCACACCCTGGCCGCACCGAAGACACACCTCTGCCCTCAGGCTTTCGCTGTAG GGCCAAGGATCCAGGCTTTCCTAAGCGACACCACCTCAGGCCTCCCCCATGGGCCTTTGTTCCCAAGCAGATGGAGAGGGAGCCGCAGGCCCAGGCCGGGCCAGCAggcctctgcccccctccccttccctcaggCCAACCCAGCCCCTGTGCCATCTGCCCTCAGAGCGGAGCCCACCGACCCTCCCACCTTGGGTGCActgccctgcttccttcctttcgGGCCATCTCCAGCACTAAGGGAGCTACGGAGAGTACGGAGAGCCCACGGGGAAGGGGGTTgggacccccagcccccaccccctcctcagccCACTGGAGCTCCCCTCACCCTTCGGTGCCGCTTCAGCCTCACCCTTGGAGCCGCGGTTCCTCGTCCTCTGCGGTGTCAAGATGGCCCCGCTCTCTCGCCTGAGACATGCaacgtccccccctcccccccaacataCTCACCTACCCCCCGCCCGACGTTCAGGAAGGCACCCAAAGCCCGTGGGGCTGGCAGCCATCGCGGGACACAAGCTGGACACTCTCTctggtggggtggagggcaggggacaCTGGGCAGCTGGCACTCATCTCTGTCAGAGACTGTTGCTCTCGGCCTCTGTCAGCCTCTGTCCACCAGGTGGAGGATACCCCTCCTCACCCCAACGTGGGGAGACTTGCAACTGCAGGGGGTCCGCTGTCCATGGTGTTGA